From Venturia canescens isolate UGA chromosome 3, ASM1945775v1, whole genome shotgun sequence:
AAAATCAATCTAGTTTTTTAGGTTATGTTCTCTCAAATGTACGGGTTCTCTTGCAGATATAAAATTCTAGAGACCGAAGGGCAAGGATTAGTGACTTTTTGGTAGGGAATTTTCTGCTCTACGAAATAATGTTCCTGCAGTTTTGCTCTATTTATAACGATTTAAGAGACCGTGATACAGttccaaaaatttcaatagttGCTCTCCTTACTGGATCGCGGTTACCGGACTCTACCACTTCAGTAATTTGGAAACTGGACTTGAATCAAATGGGACAAAAACAGGTCGAACTCACACTGGCTTTTTCTAGAGTTGTAAAGACTCCGGTAGATTCGATGACGATAACAACGCCGGATTTTGCCCAGTTTATTTTCGACGGGTCCTTTTCTTGagacgtttttatttttctgtctatttcagtgaaaaaacacaAACTTAACCTTCATTTTGTCTTCGTTTCGATGAATTCTTTTCGtaacgaattttcgaaattttgacacTGTTAACTCATTTTTCATACCACCGACCATCATGGTTTCACTTTCGCTCTCCACCAACTGTTCGTACGGTCCGTGGGAAGAGTCgtacttgaataaataagccatGTATTCGGTCGGTATGAAGGGGTCATTGATTTGTTTAACctgaatattcgaaaaataacgatcTGTCATtttaatgactttttttttcatcccaatttttttcaaaacgttgTCCAAAGTTGCTCGGAATCatattttcgttgaatttacCTCAATCCCTTTTTCGAGGCATGCTCGCAGGCACATTCGACCGATTCTACCGAATCCGTTAATCCCGACGGCGGCCATGATTCTAATTCATTCGGAGTCTCTGAAGTAAGTCGAAGGAATACGAAACAGTAAACATTCGTTTTGTTTCTATTCGTTCCAACAACACACGCTCTCCTCACTCCAATTGACTGAATTTCAAAGaaattggaaataataattctgtaaaaaaaaatgaattcgaaTTCGGAAAATTGAGACAATTTCagggagaaaaattattgttatCGACTTGGAATTTCACGCCACAAGAGTACGAGTAtttacgaacatttttcttgaTTTACAAAGTGGAGAGAATTCTAGTGTAGTATTAATTCTTTGTATCGATGCAAAAATTAGAAATCCTGTATAAATGTTTCCGAATCAGAATCGTTCTTCCTCGGCATCGGAAACttcgaataatatttttcacacGATTACGAAACCGTTATTTCGATAACACAGGTCCGCGATGGTTTTCCCCTCAAAAAACTAATAGCAGTGCTCGTAAATATTAGGTATTAagctatgaaaaaaatcattaaaaaatcccatcacgtaaattttttgaggaaattacttttttcatttttttaaaatatcacCGCGTATTGACAGCAGCGTTAATGACCATTTTCTTCGAGAATAGTGCATGCTAGTAGTACTGATGATATTTAAATATTCATCTACCTTCATTATTAGTCATTGTATGTGGtgattaaaatcattttacgGTTTACCGATTCTGGTAGGATATTTTGGTGGTTTTTGTGTGCTAATAAATAAGACAAATGGCTTCTCGCAAAGAAATGAGTGCTGcataaaatttgttcaactCGTGTGTTCGTGAACTACGTAAATGGTCacgggcgggggggggggggggggggcattcttttattttgataACTACAATGGCTTGAATGGAACCGGAAAATGATACAAACAATTGTTTTTAACTGACactgttgatttttttgaataaaaacgtcattttataataattaatttttgttatttgtgaaaatgattaaaaaatgataaaatacgcatgtgacgaataaaaataaatctggATGCGCCGctggagaaaaaacgaagctgTATTTTCATTTGACATACCCAAACGACACaagagaataaaataataattgaaagggggaaaaaaagtgaagtgTCGCAGGCCTGTGTAAACAACACGGTAATTTCAATAAaggggaaaagagaaaagtttgtgaaataaaatttctaagAATTTTCGGACTCGTGATGATATTTTCGTCCGAGCGATAATACACGGATGAGGGATTAGCGAATATCTCAAGCGAAACGAGCCAGAGTTCGCACAGTTTCGTCCTGGATTTGACTGCGAAAGGATCGCTGTCTCGAgtgtaaaattattaaaatatttacgAATCGCTCGATCTTTTCGAATATGGAGGAAAcaacgaaaatattgaaatcgtGCGTCGTCGCTCATCAGGGTGGCGTGCCACAGGAAAATCTCGACGGTAAATATCCGGAAAATCGTTCAGCTTTTTCAAACCGATCATTTATATTCGCGTGAGCGTTTCCATAGAAGAAACTAAAAAGTAAGATCGGTCATGGATTTCTCATTATCAGACGAGTTCTACAAATTCACCGGAAATTACATTCCGTACCTGGCCCTCGGGTTCAAGAGCCTCTACGAGTTTTTGGGATCCGTCAAAGacctcgtgaaaaaacgtaattCAGAAAATAATTTAGTTTATACGGTCTGCGATCCGAAAATTGCCCACATCTCGAGCATGGTCGAGAAGCAGAAAAATCCGTGCTGCGCTCCCTACCGCGCCAAGGTCAGTAAGCTTCGCACGACGAAATTGACGTCGAAGGGAAACGGGGCTGGGAATGACGGAGCGATCTCATTGATTCGTCCCGTTCCGCGTGTTCGCAGATTCaaacgaacaaaagaaaagttcCGAGGGAATTCAGGAGAGGACGTAAAGCCAACAAGCGACAAAAAAACGAGGGGAGAAATCGAATCGGCCAGTGGAACCCGATTCGCGATCGATACCACTCCAGCGAAGAAGGTTCGAACAGTCGATGAGCGAAGCCACGATCTCTCAGTACGAGAGAGACCATGGCCAGCTAGAAATAAGTTTTGAGGGGGATTTTTGCTTCTTCAATTTCAGGGGAGCCCGATCAGATGAGCGGCTCGGACGAGTGGTTCGACGACGAATACAATCATCCAGTTAGAATAATAGAAAGACCACAAAAGCTAGTAAGTTTAAGGTTTTTCAGAAATTCAACATTCCCACGTTTATGGATAttatttttggtatttttcgtCCGAAGGACGTCGTTCACGAGCCACTGGTAAATGGCAAACAACTCATTGGCGACGACTTTTTCTTGCAACTGGCAATCCGAAACGTCGGTGCGACCGTGTACAGAAACGGACGTTAGTATTCGGCCTCGGTTCGGTCCGGTTCAACAGCGATTATTCGGAAGCTAAATAAAATCTTGTTCTTTTCCAGCGTGCACAGCTTTGAGCAGCGGCCTTTGCAAGTCCGGGCAAACCATCAAAGAGTGCACTCGACGCTTGAAAAAAGTGGAAGTTTTGGCGAACAAACTCGTCGTCATGTTGGGCGCTGAAGATATTTACAGAGTGAGATTTTTTCGGGCTTTTCATAAACTCGATTGCGGGACAAgcctttcaaattttattgtcaAAATGAATAAACTGTATCGTcaatccattgaaaaaataggGCCACTCGAGCGACGAAATGATCGAGGACATGGAAGAACTTCTGCTGTGCCTCGAAAATCGTCACGCTTTTTCAAAATCAGCCATCACTCTGTGCACCATTCCTCCCCTTGCGAATCTCCACGTTCTcgggcataaaaaaaaactggagaaTTTGAAAGACTTCAATTCTTGGATCATAGAAAAAACTAATGCTTTCTGTGATACTCGTCGCTTTTCTGGTATTCGATATAATCTCGTGGATTTTCACACCAAAAATACCACTGTCCATGGCTCAACCGAGTACGAATTTTTCCAACTGTGAGTATTCATCCCTCCGGACGTCAATGCGCTGCTAAAATCCgcgttgatgaaaaaatgcacgcaaaaatcatgaatttattcaaaaacaaaaagttaTGGCAGAAATTAACGAGTTAAATTCATCGCGCGGTTGAAAACGTCGTCAGTGCTGTCCAATTCGGATCCACATTATGAAATTTGGGTGGTGAAAGTTGTTGATTtgaggtaactcctgtactgcatgctactCAAACGAGTGcttcattttcaaaacgcttttagaccaagtttgaCGGACCGATTAAACGTATCACGAGTGGATTTGTATCTtgttaaaatgtaaaaatatcaaaaattaatatatgaaaaataatataatataatataacaataaatataaaaaaatataatttatcaacagataaatacaaatttccacgatgacacattttcactggtattattcaaagaattatctgcgttttttcatcgattttattgcaccacgTCTCATTtcgttcctcaactgatcctctaggaatttttttattcaacttaaTCATTTCATTGTTACAGCTAATTGTTCGTTAAGCGAAAGAGCTTTTTCATTAacaatttctgaaggaatgaatttaaaaaaaaaaaactacgtggtgcattcgtagaggatcagttgaggaacaaaatgagacgtggtgcaataaaatcggatAAAACATACAGACGATTCTTTGTAAAATatctgtgaaaatgtgtcatcgtggaattttgcatttatcagatgatgcttttgcaaaactatcccttttcatatttttacatcttaataagatacaaatccactaacaattcgtttaatcggtacgttaaacttggtccaaaagcgttttgaatatttaacactcatttgactagcatgcagtacagaaGTTACCTTAACTATGTGATTGAATCATTGATTTCGTGATAAATTCATGGAATCGAAATCAGCGAACCATAGCAATAAActattaaggtaactcctgtactgcgtgctagtcaaatgagtgctaaattttcaaaacgcttttagaccaagtttaacgtaccgattaaatgtattgttagtggatttgtattgcagcatatcttattaagatgtaaaaatattaaaaacgctagttttacaaaaccatcaactgataaatgcaaatttccacgctgccACAtattcactggtatttttcaaagaattatctgtgttttttcatcgattttattgcaacgagtctcattttgttcgtcaaccggtcctctGTGAATCCACCATgtggttgtttttttaacttgatcgttgcACTgctgcagctaattgttcattaagtgaaaaaactttttcattcataatttctgaaggaatgagtttaaaggaaaatctacttggtgaattcgtagaggatcagtcgaggaacaaaatgagacttggttcAATAAAAACggggttaaaaaatacagatgattctttgaaaaataccagtgaaaatgtgtcatcatggaaatttgcatctatcagttgatagttttgcaaaactatcattttaaatattttttcacgttaataaaatatgcttgaatacatatctactaacaataaatttaatcggtacgctgaacttggtctaaaagcgttttgaaaatttagcactcatttgactagcatgcagtacagaaTTACCTTAAATATTTCTTATCCTTCAAGAATCGAATGCAGCGATTACCAttaaattcaatgattttgttgaaaaatatttgacacAAAAGTCTTCGAAAATACCTTCGAAAAAAAGTAATCAATTACAATATCCTCGTATTCAGGGATGCCAGAATGGTGTCTGGAACGCCGCAGCCTTACGTTCTCTGGAGCCATCGAGGTCGACGCCTGGCAATGAATTTGCTCCGCGCTggatcgtaaaaaaatgtttgtactAATTTCCATGACTCCATTGACGGTACAAGATAAATGAAACTTCAATTACTATTTTGTAATATACTTGTTGTAAATCGTGTAGTTTTAATGTATCATGGATTATTCGAATCCGAACCGGGAGAAGTGTAAATACGCGTTAGTTAATCGTTGTTTTAAACGTTAAATAGTTTTCGTCAAATACTTCAATATTCTGTGTTTATTTCTGTGTATATGAAAAGTACGGTTTATTTCTGTTAGGTTATCGCTAATTAGTCTTTCCCATTGCTATTATTTTAAGTTAAGTATTTTAAGTACGATTTCCCATTGCAATTGTTAAGCTATCgtcaaaataattttggaTGTGCATGTTTAGAATTAACGTTAGTGCGTAATTTGTAAGTAATTTGCGAATGAGAATATTGCTGgccaattttttgttatttgaaTTGGAGTCGAAATCGAATGAGGTTGTACAAAATAA
This genomic window contains:
- the osk gene encoding uncharacterized protein osk produces the protein MEETTKILKSCVVAHQGGVPQENLDDEFYKFTGNYIPYLALGFKSLYEFLGSVKDLVKKRNSENNLVYTVCDPKIAHISSMVEKQKNPCCAPYRAKIQTNKRKVPREFRRGRKANKRQKNEGRNRIGQWNPIRDRYHSSEEGEPDQMSGSDEWFDDEYNHPVRIIERPQKLDVVHEPLVNGKQLIGDDFFLQLAIRNVGATVYRNGPCTALSSGLCKSGQTIKECTRRLKKVEVLANKLVVMLGAEDIYRGHSSDEMIEDMEELLLCLENRHAFSKSAITLCTIPPLANLHVLGHKKKLENLKDFNSWIIEKTNAFCDTRRFSGIRYNLVDFHTKNTTVHGSTEYEFFQLDARMVSGTPQPYVLWSHRGRRLAMNLLRAGS